The following proteins are encoded in a genomic region of Arthrobacter jiangjiafuii:
- a CDS encoding aspartate carbamoyltransferase catalytic subunit, whose translation MKHLLSTRDLTRTDALAILDTAEQMAAVSQREVKKLPALRGRTVVNLFFEDSTRTRISFEAAAKRLSADVINFSAKGSSVSKGESLKDTAQTLAAIGADAVVIRHGSSGAPARLAGSGWINAAVVNAGDGTHEHPTQALLDAFTMRRHWARLHGTPSTGSDLAGMHVVIVGDVLHSRVARSDLWLLRTLGATVTLVAPPTLLPFGVESWPCEVSYDLDSALEAGPDAVMMLRVQGERMHSAFFPSVREYSRRWGFDDVRLDRLDTLGLKDTILLHPGPMNRGLEISSRAADSPRATILEQVSNGVSVRMAALYLLLSGETTTSAGPATLENAQ comes from the coding sequence GTGAAGCACCTGCTCTCCACCCGGGACCTGACCCGTACCGATGCCCTGGCCATCCTGGACACCGCGGAGCAGATGGCCGCCGTATCCCAGCGCGAGGTCAAGAAACTGCCGGCACTGCGCGGACGCACCGTGGTCAACCTCTTCTTCGAAGACTCCACCCGCACCCGGATCTCCTTCGAAGCAGCCGCCAAGCGGCTCTCCGCCGACGTCATCAACTTTTCCGCCAAAGGTTCCTCGGTCTCCAAGGGCGAATCGCTCAAGGACACCGCGCAGACCCTCGCCGCCATCGGAGCCGACGCCGTCGTCATCCGGCACGGTTCCTCCGGCGCCCCGGCACGGCTGGCCGGCTCCGGCTGGATCAATGCCGCGGTAGTCAACGCCGGAGACGGCACCCATGAGCACCCCACCCAGGCCCTGCTGGACGCCTTCACCATGCGCCGGCACTGGGCGCGGCTGCACGGCACGCCGTCCACGGGAAGCGACCTGGCCGGCATGCACGTGGTCATTGTCGGCGACGTGCTGCACTCGCGGGTCGCCCGGTCGGACCTGTGGCTGCTGCGCACGCTCGGAGCCACCGTCACCCTGGTGGCTCCGCCCACCCTGCTGCCGTTCGGCGTCGAATCCTGGCCCTGCGAGGTCAGCTATGACCTTGACTCGGCGCTGGAAGCCGGCCCCGACGCCGTCATGATGCTGCGCGTCCAGGGTGAACGCATGCACTCCGCGTTCTTCCCCTCGGTGCGTGAATACTCGCGCCGGTGGGGGTTCGACGACGTCCGCCTGGACCGGCTGGACACGCTGGGCCTCAAGGACACCATCCTGCTGCATCCCGGGCCGATGAACCGCGGGCTGGAAATCTCCTCCCGCGCCGCCGATTCGCCCCGTGCCACCATCCTGGAGCAGGTCAGCAACGGAGTGTCCGTGCGCATGGCCGCCCTCTACCTTCTGCTCTCCGGCGAGACCACCACTTCCGCCGGCCCCGCCACCTTGGAGAACGCACAGTGA
- the mltG gene encoding endolytic transglycosylase MltG, producing MDTEPDYEPTAHHTEGYGAHARQPVEDFLEYEPETRRSRASSREKQRRRRRRTIVMFVVLVFFAGVVFGLTMFLRDLLGMNEIKDYEGAGTGSVSFTVAEGEGPMIIGANLEAADIVATSKEFVNTFAEESAGREIQPGSYEMKQQMSSSAALEALLGEQGAAVHYAAVARDLRQSEVFEILSASTGIPLAEFEALAKDPQAFGLPEAAVSLEGFLHPGEYRFPVDQDATSIVTEMVGNAFAALEEAGITDPAEQYRIMTKASIIQAEAGEADYAKVAGSIQNRLRSDNTETNGKIQSDATVTYGLGRKSYDITPEEKNDTSNPYNTYANPGLPVGPIGSPSKEAIDAAANPADVPFYYWVTVNLDTGQTEFSSTLAEHAKFVAQYQEWCGTQEPGRCG from the coding sequence ATGGACACTGAACCGGACTACGAGCCGACCGCGCACCACACCGAGGGCTACGGCGCGCATGCGCGGCAGCCCGTGGAGGACTTCTTGGAGTACGAGCCCGAGACCCGCCGCAGCCGCGCTTCATCACGGGAGAAGCAGCGCCGCCGGCGCCGCCGCACCATCGTCATGTTCGTTGTGCTCGTGTTCTTCGCCGGGGTGGTCTTTGGCCTGACAATGTTCCTCCGCGACCTGCTCGGAATGAACGAAATCAAGGACTACGAAGGCGCCGGCACCGGAAGCGTGAGCTTCACGGTTGCCGAAGGCGAGGGCCCGATGATCATCGGAGCGAACCTGGAAGCCGCCGACATCGTGGCCACTTCCAAGGAATTCGTCAACACCTTTGCCGAGGAATCCGCCGGCCGGGAAATCCAGCCGGGTTCATACGAGATGAAACAGCAGATGTCCTCCTCCGCAGCCCTCGAAGCGCTGCTGGGCGAGCAGGGCGCAGCGGTACATTATGCCGCTGTTGCCCGCGACCTGCGCCAGAGCGAGGTCTTCGAGATCCTCAGCGCTTCCACCGGCATTCCCCTCGCCGAGTTCGAGGCGCTGGCCAAGGATCCGCAGGCCTTTGGCCTGCCGGAGGCCGCTGTGTCCCTGGAGGGCTTCCTGCATCCGGGGGAGTACCGGTTCCCCGTGGACCAGGACGCCACCTCGATTGTCACTGAGATGGTGGGCAACGCCTTCGCCGCCCTGGAGGAAGCCGGCATCACCGATCCGGCCGAGCAGTACCGGATCATGACCAAGGCCAGCATCATCCAGGCCGAAGCCGGCGAAGCCGACTACGCCAAGGTGGCCGGATCCATCCAGAACAGGCTTCGGTCGGACAACACCGAGACCAACGGCAAGATCCAGTCCGACGCGACGGTGACTTACGGCCTGGGCCGGAAGAGCTACGACATCACGCCGGAGGAAAAGAACGACACCTCCAACCCGTACAACACCTACGCCAACCCGGGCCTCCCGGTAGGGCCGATCGGCTCACCGAGCAAGGAAGCCATCGACGCGGCTGCAAACCCCGCCGATGTGCCCTTCTACTACTGGGTGACCGTCAACCTGGACACCGGCCAGACGGAGTTCTCCTCCACCCTGGCCGAGCATGCCAAGTTTGTGGCCCAGTACCAGGAATGGTGCGGCACGCAGGAACCGGGCAGGTGCGGGTAG
- the pyrR gene encoding bifunctional pyr operon transcriptional regulator/uracil phosphoribosyltransferase PyrR, with amino-acid sequence MDLSNPPGAPAPARTVLASADIDRALTRIAHEILEANKGPADLVLMGIPRRGAPLAVRLASKIAAADPSVDPAAIVGQLDVTMFRDDLARQPTRTPYATKVPLSGIDDKVVVLVDDVLFSGRTIRAALDALVDLGRPRIVRLAVLVDRGHRELPIRADHVGKNLPTAAVERVRVRLRETDAADEVVIEGTL; translated from the coding sequence ATGGACTTGTCCAACCCGCCGGGCGCACCCGCGCCCGCACGCACCGTTCTGGCTTCAGCTGACATTGACCGCGCACTTACCCGGATTGCCCATGAAATCCTGGAAGCCAACAAAGGTCCCGCAGACCTCGTTCTGATGGGCATTCCACGCCGCGGCGCGCCTCTGGCCGTCCGGCTCGCTTCAAAAATCGCCGCCGCCGATCCGTCCGTGGATCCCGCCGCCATTGTCGGCCAGCTGGACGTCACGATGTTCCGTGACGATCTGGCCCGCCAGCCCACCCGCACCCCGTACGCCACCAAGGTTCCGCTGTCCGGAATCGATGACAAGGTGGTGGTCCTCGTGGACGATGTCCTGTTCTCCGGCCGGACCATCCGGGCCGCCCTGGACGCCCTGGTCGACCTGGGCCGGCCCCGGATTGTCCGTCTTGCCGTCCTCGTGGACCGCGGCCACCGCGAACTGCCCATCCGCGCGGACCACGTCGGGAAGAACCTGCCCACGGCCGCTGTGGAGAGGGTCCGGGTACGCCTGCGGGAGACCGATGCGGCAGACGAAGTGGTTATCGAGGGCACCCTGTGA
- a CDS encoding shikimate kinase: MAAGKSVVGREFAARRRMKFTDTDQLVVNAHGPISELFAARGECGFREAEARCVAAALAERSATVVSLGGGAILDTGTQQLLRNHTVVFLDTDLETVLPRIIRSGNRPMLAGDPARRWQELADVRRPIYESLADITIDTRGLSVPAIIDRLTTILNEGA, translated from the coding sequence ATGGCGGCCGGAAAATCGGTGGTCGGCCGGGAATTCGCGGCACGGCGGCGGATGAAGTTCACCGACACCGACCAGCTCGTGGTGAACGCCCACGGACCCATCTCCGAACTCTTCGCGGCACGCGGCGAATGCGGTTTCCGCGAGGCCGAGGCCCGCTGCGTCGCAGCGGCGCTGGCCGAACGCTCCGCCACCGTGGTGTCACTGGGCGGCGGCGCGATCCTGGACACCGGGACGCAGCAGCTGCTGCGCAACCACACCGTGGTGTTCCTGGACACCGACCTGGAAACCGTGCTGCCCCGGATCATCCGCTCCGGCAACCGCCCGATGCTCGCCGGAGACCCCGCCCGCCGCTGGCAGGAACTGGCCGACGTGCGGCGCCCCATCTACGAATCCCTGGCAGATATCACCATTGACACCAGGGGACTTTCCGTCCCGGCCATCATCGACCGGCTGACGACCATCCTCAATGAAGGAGCTTGA
- the aroB gene encoding 3-dehydroquinate synthase, with product MASDPTVIPVTGESPASNYDVVIGNGLLDRLPAMLGERVHRVLVIHPRALRATGDTVRDELAAAGLTAVTAEIPDAEEGKHIQVASFCWQVLGQNDFTRSDAIVAVGGGAVTDLAGFVAATWLRGIKVVHIPTSLLGMVDAAVGGKTAINTAEGKNLVGAFHPPAGVLADLDALGTLPKNELLSGMAEVIKCGFIADPAILDLVEANPEAVADGASDVVRELVERSIAVKAGIVSTDLREAGRREYLNYGHTLGHSIELAERYQWRHGAAVSVGLVFAAELGRMVGRLDDATADRHKAILTSLGLPVTYRKDRWSALLDGMRRDKKSRGDLLRFVVLDGLAKPSMLEVPDTSLLFAAYQEIASEPQGGIRLSL from the coding sequence ATGGCCTCCGATCCCACCGTTATCCCGGTGACCGGCGAAAGCCCCGCGAGCAATTACGACGTCGTCATCGGCAACGGACTGCTGGACCGCCTTCCGGCCATGCTGGGGGAGCGGGTACACCGGGTGCTGGTGATCCACCCCCGGGCCCTGCGCGCCACCGGCGACACCGTCCGCGACGAACTGGCCGCCGCAGGCCTGACCGCAGTGACGGCGGAGATCCCCGACGCCGAAGAGGGCAAGCACATCCAGGTGGCCTCCTTCTGCTGGCAGGTCCTGGGCCAGAATGACTTCACCCGCTCCGACGCCATCGTGGCCGTGGGCGGCGGCGCCGTCACCGACCTGGCCGGGTTTGTTGCGGCAACGTGGCTGCGCGGCATCAAGGTGGTGCATATCCCCACCTCGCTGCTGGGCATGGTGGACGCCGCGGTGGGCGGCAAGACCGCCATCAACACCGCCGAAGGCAAAAACCTCGTGGGTGCCTTCCACCCGCCGGCCGGCGTGCTGGCCGACCTTGACGCGCTGGGCACCCTGCCCAAGAACGAACTCCTCAGCGGCATGGCCGAGGTCATCAAGTGCGGCTTCATCGCGGATCCGGCAATCCTGGACCTCGTGGAAGCCAACCCGGAAGCAGTGGCCGACGGCGCGTCCGACGTCGTGCGTGAACTCGTGGAACGCTCCATCGCCGTCAAGGCAGGAATTGTTTCCACCGACCTGCGCGAGGCAGGCCGCCGCGAATACCTGAACTACGGGCACACCCTGGGCCACTCCATCGAGCTGGCCGAACGCTACCAGTGGCGCCACGGTGCCGCGGTATCCGTAGGCCTGGTCTTCGCCGCCGAACTCGGCCGCATGGTGGGCCGGCTGGATGACGCGACCGCGGACCGCCACAAGGCGATCCTCACCTCATTGGGCCTGCCGGTCACCTACCGGAAGGACCGCTGGTCTGCGCTGCTGGACGGCATGCGCCGGGACAAGAAATCCCGCGGAGACCTGCTGCGATTCGTGGTCCTGGACGGGCTGGCCAAGCCTTCCATGCTGGAGGTTCCGGACACCTCGCTGCTGTTTGCGGCGTACCAGGAGATTGCATCCGAGCCCCAGGGCGGCATCCGGCTCAGCCTGTAG
- the aroC gene encoding chorismate synthase, translating to MLRWLTAGESHGPALVGIVEGVPAGVEVDTPLIQEALARRRLGYGRGARMKFEQDQVRILGGVRHGLTQGGPVAIEVGNTEWPKWEQVMSPDPVDPALLAESARNAPLTRPRPGHADFTGMQKYGFDEARPVLERASARETAARVALGAVASSFLKSLGIELVSHTVSIAGAASPEGAPLPGPGDVAALDADPLRCFDPETSAAMVAEVDAAHKDGETLGGVVEVLAYGLPPGLGSYTHWDRRLDARIAGALMGIQAIKGVEIGDGFLTAARRGSAAHDEILQDADGRVVRSGNRAGGIEGGMSIGEVLRVRAAMKPIATVPHALKTIDVSTGEPARAHHQRSDVCAVPAAGVVAEAMVALVLAEAVTEKFGGDSVAETARNLRSYLQSIPGALESAGTGAGSQ from the coding sequence ATGTTGCGTTGGTTGACCGCCGGTGAGTCCCATGGGCCTGCACTGGTAGGAATAGTTGAGGGCGTCCCCGCGGGCGTCGAAGTGGACACCCCCTTGATCCAGGAGGCGCTGGCGCGCCGACGGCTCGGCTACGGCCGTGGCGCCCGGATGAAGTTTGAACAGGACCAGGTCCGGATCCTCGGCGGCGTCCGCCACGGCCTGACCCAGGGCGGCCCGGTGGCCATCGAGGTGGGCAACACCGAATGGCCCAAGTGGGAACAGGTCATGTCACCGGATCCGGTGGACCCGGCGCTGCTGGCTGAATCTGCCCGTAATGCTCCGCTGACCCGGCCGCGGCCCGGTCACGCCGACTTCACCGGCATGCAGAAGTACGGCTTCGACGAAGCCCGCCCGGTGCTGGAACGCGCCAGCGCCCGCGAAACGGCAGCCCGTGTTGCCCTGGGCGCTGTTGCCTCGTCGTTCCTGAAGTCGCTGGGCATCGAACTTGTCTCCCACACCGTCAGCATCGCCGGAGCGGCCAGCCCCGAAGGCGCCCCGCTGCCCGGCCCCGGCGACGTCGCCGCGCTGGACGCCGATCCGCTGCGCTGCTTTGATCCCGAAACCTCAGCCGCCATGGTGGCCGAGGTGGACGCTGCCCACAAGGACGGCGAAACCCTGGGCGGCGTGGTCGAGGTCCTCGCCTACGGACTGCCGCCGGGTCTGGGCAGCTACACGCACTGGGACCGGCGCCTGGACGCACGGATCGCCGGTGCCCTGATGGGCATCCAGGCGATCAAGGGCGTGGAAATCGGCGACGGCTTCCTCACCGCCGCCCGCCGCGGATCCGCGGCCCATGACGAGATCCTGCAGGACGCCGACGGCCGGGTCGTCCGCTCCGGAAACCGGGCCGGCGGCATCGAAGGCGGCATGAGCATCGGCGAGGTCCTGCGCGTCCGTGCCGCCATGAAGCCCATCGCCACGGTTCCGCACGCCCTGAAGACCATCGATGTGAGCACCGGGGAACCGGCCCGCGCACACCACCAGCGCTCCGACGTATGCGCCGTCCCGGCGGCCGGCGTCGTCGCCGAAGCCATGGTGGCACTGGTCCTGGCCGAAGCCGTGACGGAGAAGTTCGGCGGCGATTCGGTGGCGGAGACGGCACGGAACCTGCGGTCCTACCTGCAGAGCATTCCCGGCGCCTTGGAATCGGCTGGTACCGGTGCGGGCTCGCAGTGA
- a CDS encoding PrsW family intramembrane metalloprotease yields the protein MTGQHPDPAGSPHHRAASPLPGEGSPALQEPPHGPGTVPPLWSAQPRGTTGTAVTVLLISGASLALLLVAWFLWAPLGSEAFVLCGILALVPLGICLLGLRWVDRWEPEPRSALLFALLWGAGISVGITLLAGPYVGQALHLLLPSIPPELVTPLLEAPVVEETAKALGVLILVFTRRSHFDGPVDGIVYAGTVAAGFAFTENILYFGSALLASGGLGVELGFVFVLRGLFSPFAHVLFTSAVGLCLGFAVARGGTLRILAAFFGGLVPAVIGHMFWNGGTALVDGSFFVFYFLLQVPFFALSVTGVVFLRRAEQRLTRQRLGEYAVAGWFTPQEVLMLSTRAGRHQAMSWAGTFGARTTMRNFIQEATRLALTRQQIAAGRNLPANTANEQRLLDSVTRTRGLMLARAGGQPAGR from the coding sequence ATGACCGGCCAGCACCCCGACCCCGCCGGCAGTCCACATCACCGGGCCGCCTCCCCGCTGCCCGGGGAAGGGAGCCCTGCCCTGCAGGAGCCGCCGCACGGGCCGGGAACAGTGCCGCCGCTGTGGTCCGCACAGCCGCGCGGCACCACCGGCACCGCGGTGACGGTGCTGCTGATCAGCGGCGCCTCACTGGCGCTGCTGTTGGTGGCCTGGTTCCTCTGGGCGCCCCTGGGCTCCGAAGCCTTCGTGTTGTGCGGGATCCTGGCCCTGGTTCCGCTGGGTATCTGCCTGCTGGGGCTGCGCTGGGTGGACCGCTGGGAGCCCGAGCCGCGTTCGGCCCTGCTGTTCGCCCTGCTCTGGGGTGCCGGCATTTCGGTGGGCATCACACTGCTGGCCGGGCCCTACGTCGGCCAGGCCCTGCACCTGCTCCTGCCGTCGATTCCGCCTGAACTGGTCACCCCGCTGCTGGAGGCTCCGGTGGTGGAGGAAACGGCCAAGGCACTGGGTGTGCTGATCCTCGTGTTCACGCGCCGGTCCCACTTTGACGGGCCCGTGGACGGCATCGTGTACGCCGGCACGGTGGCAGCCGGGTTCGCCTTTACCGAGAACATCCTCTACTTCGGCTCGGCCCTGCTGGCCAGCGGCGGCCTGGGCGTGGAGCTGGGCTTCGTGTTTGTGCTCCGCGGACTGTTCTCCCCCTTCGCCCACGTACTGTTCACCTCCGCCGTCGGGCTGTGCCTGGGCTTCGCCGTGGCCCGTGGAGGCACGCTGCGGATCCTGGCCGCATTCTTCGGCGGCCTGGTGCCGGCGGTCATCGGCCACATGTTCTGGAACGGCGGAACGGCGCTGGTGGACGGCAGTTTCTTTGTGTTCTACTTCCTGCTGCAGGTGCCGTTCTTTGCCCTTTCGGTGACGGGCGTGGTGTTCCTGCGGCGGGCGGAACAGCGGCTGACGCGGCAGCGGCTGGGCGAATACGCGGTTGCGGGATGGTTCACACCGCAGGAGGTGCTGATGCTTTCCACCCGGGCCGGACGGCACCAGGCGATGTCATGGGCGGGGACGTTCGGCGCGCGCACCACCATGAGGAACTTTATCCAGGAGGCCACCCGGCTGGCCCTGACCCGGCAGCAGATCGCCGCCGGGCGGAACCTGCCGGCCAACACCGCCAATGAGCAGCGTCTCCTGGACAGCGTCACCCGGACCCGCGGCCTGATGCTGGCCCGCGCCGGCGGGCAGCCGGCCGGCCGGTAA
- a CDS encoding shikimate dehydrogenase family protein — MTVSSRRAAVLGHPIGHSKSPLLHRAAYRYLGFDSSYEAVDLAEEDAAAFAASLRRPGAQPWAGLSVTMPLKSVFVPAMDRLTPAAAALQVLNTITFDETDHGVVLTGHNTDVAGIVSALRHAGSRSLPRTVILGAGGTACAAVAAAGILGASTVDVFARRFPDAGDGLAAVQIAGIRTGTPVSLHPWQDAAAACAEADVVICTLPPRAADGLAETIDAAGRDRTGAVLLDVAYDPWPSRIARVWEQHGGRIVPGLEMLLYQAVEQVRLFTGDTFHDEPAVINVMCDAVGLPRR, encoded by the coding sequence TTGACGGTTAGCTCCAGGAGGGCAGCTGTCCTGGGGCACCCCATCGGCCACTCCAAGTCGCCGCTGCTGCACCGGGCCGCCTACCGTTACCTCGGGTTCGACAGCAGCTACGAGGCAGTGGACCTGGCCGAAGAGGACGCCGCCGCATTTGCGGCGTCCCTTCGCCGGCCGGGGGCCCAGCCGTGGGCCGGACTGTCCGTGACCATGCCGTTGAAGTCCGTCTTCGTGCCGGCCATGGACCGGCTGACGCCCGCCGCTGCGGCACTGCAGGTCCTGAACACCATCACGTTCGACGAGACGGACCACGGCGTGGTCCTGACCGGGCACAACACCGACGTCGCCGGTATTGTCTCTGCCCTGCGCCATGCCGGGTCCCGGTCCCTCCCGCGGACCGTCATTCTCGGAGCCGGCGGCACCGCCTGCGCCGCCGTGGCCGCCGCCGGGATCCTTGGCGCCTCCACAGTTGACGTGTTTGCCCGCCGCTTCCCCGACGCAGGGGACGGCTTGGCCGCCGTCCAGATAGCCGGGATCCGCACCGGCACCCCGGTGTCCCTGCACCCGTGGCAGGACGCGGCGGCAGCCTGTGCGGAAGCCGACGTCGTTATCTGCACCCTGCCTCCGCGCGCCGCTGACGGCCTCGCGGAGACCATCGACGCTGCTGGCCGGGACCGGACCGGGGCCGTCCTCCTGGACGTTGCCTACGACCCCTGGCCCAGCCGGATTGCCCGGGTGTGGGAGCAGCACGGAGGCCGGATTGTCCCCGGACTGGAAATGCTGCTTTACCAGGCCGTTGAACAGGTGCGGCTTTTTACCGGCGACACGTTCCATGACGAGCCAGCCGTCATAAACGTGATGTGTGACGCGGTGGGACTCCCGCGGCGCTGA
- the efp gene encoding elongation factor P: MATTNDIKNGTVLKLEGNLWSIIEFQHVKPGKGGAFVRTKMRNVRSGKVVDKTFNAGIKIETASVDRRDYQYLYQDGDDYVFMDTSDYDQLTVPGSIVGDAANFMLESLMVTIAIHEGSPLYIELPPSVVLEITYTEPGLQGDRSTGGTKPATVETGYEIQVPLFLEQGTKVKVDTRNGDYLGRVNE; the protein is encoded by the coding sequence GTGGCGACGACCAACGACATCAAGAACGGCACCGTGCTGAAGCTTGAAGGCAACCTTTGGAGCATCATCGAGTTCCAGCACGTGAAGCCGGGCAAGGGTGGTGCGTTTGTCCGTACCAAGATGCGTAACGTGCGTTCGGGCAAGGTAGTCGACAAGACGTTCAACGCCGGCATCAAGATCGAAACCGCCTCGGTTGACCGCCGCGATTACCAGTACCTGTACCAGGACGGCGACGACTACGTCTTCATGGATACCTCGGACTACGACCAGCTGACCGTCCCGGGTTCCATCGTGGGCGACGCAGCCAACTTCATGCTGGAATCCCTCATGGTGACGATTGCCATCCACGAGGGCTCCCCGCTGTACATCGAGCTGCCCCCGTCCGTGGTCCTGGAGATCACGTACACCGAGCCGGGCCTGCAGGGCGACCGCTCCACCGGCGGCACCAAGCCCGCCACCGTGGAGACCGGCTACGAGATCCAGGTGCCGCTGTTCCTTGAGCAGGGCACCAAGGTCAAGGTTGATACCCGTAACGGCGATTACCTGGGACGCGTTAACGAGTGA
- the ruvX gene encoding Holliday junction resolvase RuvX — translation MQDYPRGVKLGVDVGLARVGLAVSDPDGLLAMPVRTLKRDAKKNSDIRVLVSEAVDRGAVQVFVGLPRSMRGTETASTQMARDYAALLLTGLENSGHVIPVALVDERLTTVSAHRSLHEAGLNSRDHRRVVDQAAAVAILQQAIDMQRSLGRDVGEPVTTCRQQRPSGALPAPTQEPTISQDKLRGDGSAL, via the coding sequence ATGCAGGACTACCCCCGCGGGGTTAAGCTGGGGGTAGACGTCGGCCTGGCCCGGGTGGGCCTGGCCGTCAGCGACCCGGACGGCCTGCTGGCGATGCCGGTGAGGACGCTCAAGCGGGACGCGAAAAAGAACAGCGACATCAGGGTACTCGTCAGTGAAGCGGTTGACCGCGGAGCGGTTCAGGTGTTTGTTGGCCTGCCGCGGAGCATGCGGGGGACGGAAACGGCCTCTACCCAGATGGCCAGGGACTACGCGGCGCTGCTGCTCACCGGTTTGGAAAACAGCGGCCATGTCATCCCCGTGGCCCTCGTTGATGAGCGCCTGACCACGGTCAGTGCACACCGCTCACTCCACGAAGCTGGCTTGAACAGCAGGGATCACCGTAGAGTGGTGGATCAAGCCGCTGCTGTGGCAATCTTGCAGCAAGCTATTGACATGCAGCGTTCCCTTGGACGCGATGTGGGGGAGCCGGTTACAACATGCCGGCAGCAGCGCCCGAGCGGCGCCCTGCCGGCACCGACACAGGAGCCAACAATTTCTCAGGACAAATTGCGCGGAGACGGGTCTGCGCTGTGA
- the nusB gene encoding transcription antitermination factor NusB, with the protein MSSARTKARTRALEVLFEAEQRSASAFDMIKARREQTDQTINPYTMDLVEGVVSMQETIDEFLSTYSQGWPLERMPSVDRIILRIGTWELLYNDDVPDKVAISEAVELAKTLSTDESPSFVNGLLSRLHQLKPSLLA; encoded by the coding sequence GTGAGCAGCGCACGCACTAAGGCCCGGACCCGGGCACTGGAAGTTCTGTTCGAGGCTGAGCAGCGTTCAGCTTCAGCCTTTGACATGATCAAGGCCCGCCGGGAACAGACCGATCAGACGATTAACCCCTACACCATGGACTTGGTGGAGGGTGTGGTTTCCATGCAGGAAACCATTGATGAATTCCTCAGCACCTATTCGCAGGGCTGGCCGCTGGAACGGATGCCGTCCGTTGACCGCATCATTCTGCGGATCGGTACCTGGGAACTGCTCTACAACGACGACGTTCCGGACAAGGTGGCGATCAGCGAAGCCGTTGAGCTCGCCAAGACCCTGTCCACCGACGAATCGCCGTCGTTCGTGAACGGGCTGCTGAGCCGGCTTCACCAGCTCAAGCCCTCGCTGCTGGCCTAA